One Porphyromonas pogonae genomic region harbors:
- a CDS encoding hemerythrin domain-containing protein — translation MSDLICDNYGLLLVITRFGIPLGFGDSNLEQVCQKHNVDKNTLLLVLNTLINTHDKPSNEQLKKISLSSLIEYLRNSHSFFLDFRLPYLREQLLDAINKTDCPAEVAFVIRKFFDDYVEEVRKHMSYEEKIVFPYALDLEKKGIDKNYNIGIFSKRHDQIEMKITELKNILIKYYPSPSGYELNSVLHDIFSSEEDLASHNYVEDHIFVPLIELMEQQDRRAN, via the coding sequence ATGAGTGATCTGATATGTGATAACTACGGACTACTCCTTGTAATAACACGTTTCGGTATACCGTTAGGGTTTGGTGATAGTAATTTGGAACAAGTATGTCAGAAGCACAATGTGGACAAAAATACTTTGTTACTTGTGTTGAATACTCTTATTAATACTCATGATAAACCGAGTAATGAACAACTCAAGAAAATCTCGCTTTCAAGTCTTATAGAGTATTTAAGAAATTCTCATTCATTCTTTTTAGATTTCAGATTGCCTTATCTTAGAGAACAGCTCCTGGATGCTATCAATAAAACAGATTGCCCTGCTGAAGTCGCGTTTGTCATTAGAAAGTTTTTTGATGATTATGTGGAGGAAGTGAGAAAGCATATGAGTTATGAAGAGAAAATAGTCTTTCCTTATGCTTTGGATTTAGAAAAAAAAGGTATAGATAAGAATTATAATATCGGGATATTTAGTAAAAGACATGATCAGATAGAGATGAAGATCACAGAGCTCAAGAATATTTTGATTAAATATTATCCGTCGCCCAGCGGGTATGAACTTAATAGCGTGTTGCACGATATATTCTCATCGGAAGAGGATTTGGCTTCACACAATTATGTTGAAGACCACATCTTTGTTCCTCTTATTGAATTGATGGAGCAACAAGATCGCAGAGCTAATTAA
- a CDS encoding response regulator transcription factor, producing MSGTKYLKIAIAEPSTIIRLGIESMLKRLNNYKVQILWLSEDNGHELTEISSHLSADIYILNPIICGLHPRSFNIPEESKTVAIISTFIHKCLLKEYDDVLELDSSLENVQDIIGKLMDEEKSSTPVMDTQTLTNREKEIVVCVVKGMTNKEIADALFLSTHTVITHRRNISKKLQIHSPSGLTIYAIMNKLVQLDEINS from the coding sequence ATGAGTGGAACAAAATATCTCAAAATAGCTATTGCCGAACCTTCAACTATAATAAGGTTAGGTATTGAAAGTATGCTAAAGAGACTCAATAATTATAAAGTACAAATCCTGTGGCTTTCCGAAGACAATGGACATGAACTTACGGAGATATCTTCGCATCTTTCGGCTGATATTTACATCTTGAATCCTATTATATGTGGTTTGCATCCTCGCTCGTTTAATATTCCTGAGGAATCTAAGACGGTAGCCATAATATCTACTTTCATTCATAAATGCTTGCTCAAAGAATATGATGATGTTTTGGAACTTGACAGTTCCCTTGAAAATGTTCAGGATATCATAGGTAAGCTTATGGATGAAGAAAAGAGCAGTACTCCTGTGATGGATACTCAAACATTGACTAATCGTGAGAAGGAAATTGTAGTATGTGTAGTAAAAGGTATGACAAACAAGGAGATAGCAGATGCGTTGTTTTTGTCCACACACACAGTTATTACGCACAGACGTAATATTTCTAAGAAACTTCAGATTCATAGCCCGAGTGGATTGACTATTTATGCTATTATGAACAAGTTGGTACAACTCGATGAGATAAACTCCTAA
- a CDS encoding NAD(P)H-dependent flavin oxidoreductase, protein MNKLCELLGIQYPIISGGMVWCSGWRLASAVSEQGGLGLIGAGSMHPETLREHIRKCKLATEKPFGVNVPMLYPELDSIIDLIIDEKVPIVVTSAGNPKTYTGKLHEHGIKVLHVVSSAKFALKSQEAGVDAVIAEGFEAGGHNGRDETTTMCLIPSIAPNLSIPLIAAGGIYDGRSIAAALALGAQGVQIGSRFAVSEESSASDAFKDLCYKAQEGDTKLVLKQLAPVRLLKNSFYEKVVALESRAASADELKALLGKGRAKKGIFEGDMIEGELEIGQICSLTNKPETVAQIFDDLIHGYQAVVKRLPCSL, encoded by the coding sequence ATGAATAAATTATGTGAACTGCTTGGGATACAATATCCAATTATTTCAGGCGGTATGGTATGGTGTAGTGGCTGGCGTTTGGCTTCTGCTGTAAGTGAACAAGGTGGATTGGGGCTTATTGGAGCAGGTTCTATGCACCCGGAAACTTTGAGGGAACACATCAGAAAGTGTAAGCTTGCTACCGAAAAGCCTTTTGGAGTAAATGTACCTATGTTATATCCCGAATTGGATAGCATCATAGACCTTATTATAGATGAGAAGGTGCCTATTGTAGTTACTTCCGCCGGTAATCCCAAGACATATACCGGAAAGTTGCACGAACACGGCATAAAAGTATTGCACGTGGTAAGTAGTGCAAAATTTGCTTTAAAAAGCCAGGAAGCAGGTGTTGATGCCGTAATTGCAGAAGGTTTTGAAGCCGGAGGTCACAATGGACGTGATGAAACTACTACCATGTGTCTTATTCCGTCTATTGCCCCCAATCTTTCTATTCCTCTGATTGCTGCTGGTGGTATATATGATGGTCGTAGCATTGCTGCTGCTTTAGCTTTGGGGGCTCAAGGAGTACAGATAGGATCCAGGTTTGCCGTGTCAGAAGAAAGTTCTGCATCTGATGCATTCAAGGACCTGTGTTATAAAGCGCAAGAGGGTGATACTAAATTGGTATTGAAGCAACTTGCTCCTGTAAGATTATTGAAAAACAGTTTTTATGAGAAAGTGGTGGCTCTGGAAAGTCGTGCTGCTTCGGCGGATGAGTTGAAAGCTCTCCTGGGTAAAGGTCGTGCCAAGAAAGGTATTTTTGAAGGAGATATGATTGAGGGGGAACTCGAAATAGGCCAGATATGCTCTCTTACTAATAAACCCGAAACCGTAGCTCAGATATTTGATGATCTAATTCATGGCTATCAAGCTGTTGTAAAAAGATTACCCTGCTCATTATAA
- a CDS encoding 7-carboxy-7-deazaguanine synthase QueE, which produces MIINEIFYSLQGEGANWGKAAIFIRLTGCNLRCHFCDTEFDTGSKMSDEDILNAISQYPGKFIIWTGGEPTLQLRLQTVMFFKEKGYYQAIETNGTQAVPEGIDYITCSPKPEAIQLLHDNFPNGINEFRYPIQSKGSLPPPVTELPHADNYLVSPVFIGREAIELDKEALERCVEFVKANPEWRLSIQMHKILGFR; this is translated from the coding sequence ATGATTATCAATGAAATATTTTACAGCCTGCAAGGTGAAGGAGCTAATTGGGGTAAAGCAGCCATCTTTATTCGTCTCACCGGTTGTAATCTGAGATGTCATTTCTGTGACACAGAATTTGATACAGGGAGCAAAATGTCTGATGAGGATATTTTGAACGCAATATCCCAATATCCCGGTAAATTTATTATTTGGACAGGTGGGGAGCCTACATTGCAATTGCGACTGCAGACAGTGATGTTTTTCAAAGAAAAAGGATATTATCAAGCTATTGAGACTAATGGCACACAGGCTGTTCCAGAAGGTATTGATTATATAACATGTAGTCCCAAACCTGAGGCAATACAATTACTTCATGATAACTTCCCAAACGGGATAAATGAGTTTAGGTATCCGATACAATCAAAAGGGTCTTTACCTCCTCCTGTAACAGAACTCCCACATGCGGATAACTACCTTGTAAGCCCGGTATTTATAGGAAGAGAAGCTATAGAACTTGACAAAGAAGCCCTGGAAAGATGCGTTGAGTTTGTCAAAGCTAATCCTGAATGGAGACTCAGTATACAAATGCATAAGATATTAGGTTTTCGATAG
- a CDS encoding 6-pyruvoyl trahydropterin synthase family protein: MVTAERYHDICMGHRVVGHENKCRHLHGHNYRIFFKCTSDQLDELGRVIDFAVIKEKLCMWLENQWDHKMILWEKDPLLKDLKQLIPEDIIEVPFNPTAENIAMYLVNNVGPEQLGDTGVTLIECRVEETRKCSATYHTD, translated from the coding sequence ATGGTTACTGCAGAAAGATATCACGATATATGTATGGGACATAGAGTTGTCGGACACGAAAACAAATGCCGACACCTCCATGGGCATAATTACAGAATATTTTTTAAATGCACTAGTGATCAACTCGACGAACTTGGGAGGGTCATAGACTTTGCCGTGATCAAAGAAAAGCTATGCATGTGGCTGGAAAACCAATGGGATCATAAAATGATACTATGGGAAAAAGACCCCTTACTCAAAGACTTGAAACAATTGATTCCTGAGGATATTATAGAAGTGCCGTTCAACCCCACTGCTGAAAATATTGCTATGTATTTGGTAAACAATGTGGGACCTGAACAATTGGGTGATACCGGGGTTACTTTGATAGAATGTCGAGTGGAAGAAACAAGAAAGTGTTCTGCCACATATCACACCGATTGA
- a CDS encoding GLPGLI family protein — MKDIFKTLILSLLSINSLQAQAPINLRIHYETKYQDVYIEDKICKYKADEMILDITPTSSEFYSLWKRSYDASDKKIFDKGGTLADAIKAREQLPYPKSQNSEIFYKGLPQKGMITVIEESLANIKYSDKEVKIQWDIIPTDTLTIAGYHCNKAIGSTSGRKWIAWYAPDIPVPNGPRMLGGLPGLILKAYDSQEHYIYVCSGIETEFSQKENVQLLKKPLKTISHKEYNKIRKLFWEDTKTYMQLLGQYYDQGVGADGRPLKQIKRKSNFIELMP, encoded by the coding sequence ATGAAAGACATATTTAAAACACTCATCCTTTCGCTATTGAGTATCAACTCACTACAAGCTCAAGCACCGATCAATCTTAGGATACACTATGAGACGAAATACCAAGATGTATATATTGAAGACAAAATATGCAAGTACAAAGCTGATGAAATGATACTTGATATCACTCCTACAAGCTCCGAATTTTACAGTTTATGGAAGAGGAGTTATGATGCTTCCGACAAAAAAATATTTGATAAAGGAGGTACGCTTGCCGATGCAATCAAAGCTCGTGAGCAACTGCCTTACCCTAAAAGCCAAAATTCTGAAATATTCTATAAGGGCTTACCGCAAAAAGGTATGATCACTGTAATTGAGGAAAGCTTGGCTAATATAAAATACTCAGACAAAGAAGTAAAAATCCAATGGGATATAATACCCACAGATACACTTACAATAGCCGGTTACCATTGTAATAAAGCCATTGGCTCCACATCAGGCAGGAAATGGATAGCATGGTATGCTCCTGATATTCCTGTGCCCAATGGACCACGCATGTTAGGGGGATTGCCGGGACTCATTCTCAAAGCTTATGATTCACAAGAACATTACATCTATGTTTGCTCTGGTATCGAAACCGAATTTTCACAGAAAGAGAATGTACAATTACTCAAAAAGCCGCTAAAAACCATATCACACAAAGAATACAACAAAATAAGAAAACTATTTTGGGAGGACACCAAGACCTATATGCAATTATTGGGTCAGTACTATGATCAAGGTGTAGGAGCAGATGGCAGACCATTGAAGCAAATAAAAAGAAAAAGCAATTTTATAGAACTAATGCCCTGA
- the gcvT gene encoding glycine cleavage system aminomethyltransferase GcvT has product MKKTPFTDIHINLGAKMHEFAGFNMPIEYSGIIEEHMTVVNGVGVFDVSHMGEIWVKGPHALEFLQNVSSNDASKLKVGDIQYTCYPNDKGGIVDDFLLYHYEDEKYLMVVNASNIEKDWEWCQKMNKVGAELENGSDRTAQLAVQGPKTVAVLQKLTDVDLSDIPYYTFKVGKFAGCDEVIISNTGYTGAGGFELYFYPEYGEKIWNAIFEAGKEEGIKSIGLGARDTLRLEMCFCLYGNDICDTTSPIEAGLGWITKFVDGKEFPSRKLMEDQKAGSLTRKLVPFELKDKGIPRQHYEIANENGEIIGEVTSGTMSPYLKKGIGMGYVAKEYAKVGTPLKIMVRGRGLAAEVVKGPFRK; this is encoded by the coding sequence ATGAAAAAAACTCCTTTTACAGACATTCATATTAATCTAGGTGCAAAAATGCACGAATTTGCAGGTTTTAATATGCCCATTGAATATTCGGGAATTATAGAGGAACATATGACAGTTGTTAACGGCGTAGGCGTTTTCGATGTATCTCATATGGGTGAAATTTGGGTCAAAGGCCCACATGCTCTCGAATTCCTCCAAAACGTCTCCAGCAATGATGCTTCAAAGCTGAAGGTTGGCGATATACAATATACATGCTACCCCAATGATAAAGGAGGCATTGTAGATGATTTCCTTCTCTACCATTATGAGGATGAAAAATACCTTATGGTAGTAAATGCTTCCAATATTGAAAAGGATTGGGAGTGGTGTCAAAAAATGAATAAGGTGGGAGCAGAGTTGGAAAACGGCTCTGATCGTACAGCCCAGTTAGCTGTACAAGGGCCCAAAACTGTGGCTGTATTACAAAAACTAACAGATGTAGACCTGTCAGACATCCCTTATTACACATTCAAAGTAGGCAAATTTGCCGGATGCGATGAAGTTATTATCTCCAATACGGGTTATACCGGTGCGGGTGGATTTGAATTATACTTCTATCCGGAATATGGGGAGAAAATATGGAATGCTATTTTTGAAGCCGGCAAAGAAGAGGGCATAAAGTCCATAGGCTTAGGAGCACGTGATACACTCCGTCTTGAAATGTGTTTCTGCCTTTATGGCAATGATATTTGCGATACTACTTCGCCCATTGAAGCCGGTTTAGGATGGATCACCAAATTCGTTGACGGCAAAGAATTTCCCAGCCGTAAACTAATGGAAGATCAAAAAGCAGGCTCACTTACAAGAAAGCTTGTGCCATTTGAACTCAAAGACAAAGGAATTCCTCGTCAGCACTATGAAATAGCCAATGAGAATGGTGAGATTATTGGAGAGGTAACATCGGGAACAATGTCACCCTATCTCAAGAAAGGCATTGGTATGGGTTACGTGGCTAAAGAATATGCCAAAGTAGGTACCCCTTTAAAGATCATGGTCAGAGGCAGGGGCTTAGCTGCAGAGGTAGTAAAAGGCCCATTCAGGAAATAA
- a CDS encoding thiamine pyrophosphate-dependent dehydrogenase E1 component subunit alpha: MKDLNKEDHLKMYRQMLDIRHFDLRVNQMVRKGKVPGMTHFSVGEEAANVGAVAVLDKGDLITSNHRGHGQSIAMGINLNEMMAEIMGKATGTCKGKGGSMHIADLDNGNLGANGIVGGGMGIAIGAALTQKLKKTGKIVLCCFGDGACNEGTFHETVNMASVWKLPVIFYSINNLYAISTPIKSVINVDYNYQRAEAYGIPGHLVEDGNDVLAVRKKMEEAAEYVRAGNGPIFIESLTYRWFGHSTSDPGKYRTKEEVDNWKAKDPIIAYQKHLIENNIATPEELEKIDADSQNAIEEAVKFGIESPEPSLDSLYEDIFAD, encoded by the coding sequence ATGAAAGATTTAAATAAAGAAGATCACTTGAAGATGTATCGTCAGATGCTTGATATCAGGCATTTTGATCTCAGGGTGAACCAGATGGTGAGAAAGGGTAAAGTGCCGGGAATGACACACTTTTCGGTAGGAGAAGAGGCAGCAAATGTAGGAGCAGTGGCTGTACTGGACAAAGGTGATTTAATAACATCTAATCACCGAGGTCATGGACAAAGCATTGCCATGGGTATCAATCTGAATGAAATGATGGCTGAAATCATGGGTAAAGCTACCGGTACTTGTAAAGGTAAAGGTGGTTCAATGCACATTGCGGATCTTGACAATGGTAATCTTGGCGCCAATGGTATTGTTGGCGGAGGAATGGGGATAGCCATTGGTGCTGCTCTTACGCAAAAGCTCAAGAAGACAGGCAAGATAGTTCTTTGCTGCTTTGGAGATGGAGCTTGTAATGAAGGTACGTTCCATGAGACTGTCAATATGGCTTCAGTGTGGAAACTTCCTGTAATCTTCTATTCTATCAATAATCTTTACGCTATCAGTACACCTATAAAAAGTGTGATCAATGTGGATTACAATTACCAGAGAGCGGAAGCTTACGGCATTCCCGGACATTTGGTGGAAGATGGTAATGATGTTTTGGCAGTAAGAAAAAAGATGGAAGAGGCTGCCGAGTATGTACGCGCAGGTAATGGCCCTATATTTATAGAAAGCCTTACTTATCGTTGGTTTGGGCATTCTACATCTGACCCCGGCAAATATAGAACAAAAGAAGAAGTGGATAACTGGAAAGCCAAAGATCCTATAATTGCTTACCAAAAACACCTGATCGAGAATAATATTGCTACGCCTGAAGAGCTTGAGAAGATCGATGCAGATTCGCAGAATGCTATAGAAGAAGCGGTGAAATTCGGTATCGAAAGCCCGGAACCATCTCTCGACAGTCTATATGAAGACATATTCGCAGATTAA
- a CDS encoding alpha-ketoacid dehydrogenase subunit beta has protein sequence MENNTKLMTTRDAIIMAMSEEMRRDENVFLMGEDVGIYGGDFGTSVGMLEEFGKDRVRDTPISENAISGCAIGAAMTGLRPIVDVTFMDFAVYMMDNIVNQAAKTRYMYGGKGTIPVVFRCAAGSGVGSAAQHSQSLESWFCHIPGLKVVAPGTPADVKGILKAAIRDNNPVVFLEYKALFNQKGEVPLDPDFVLPLGKADIKRQGTDLTIVTYGRMLERVLQAVDQVKESDGVSVEVIDLLTLIPLDKEAIIESVKKTGHLMLVNDAHKTNGFIGEVAAMIAESEAFDYLDNRIIRLAAEDVPVPYNHTLETAMLPNVEKIKQEILHLVNKR, from the coding sequence ATGGAAAATAATACAAAACTGATGACAACGCGTGATGCTATTATCATGGCAATGTCAGAAGAAATGAGAAGAGATGAGAATGTGTTTCTCATGGGCGAAGATGTAGGCATCTACGGAGGTGACTTCGGTACATCTGTAGGTATGTTAGAAGAATTTGGGAAAGATAGGGTAAGAGATACACCTATATCAGAGAATGCTATATCAGGTTGTGCTATTGGTGCTGCAATGACAGGCTTGCGTCCCATTGTAGATGTTACGTTTATGGATTTTGCTGTATATATGATGGACAATATTGTCAATCAGGCAGCGAAGACTCGTTATATGTACGGTGGTAAAGGTACTATCCCTGTAGTATTTCGCTGTGCAGCAGGGTCCGGAGTAGGATCGGCTGCTCAACATTCCCAATCACTGGAATCTTGGTTCTGTCATATTCCGGGTCTTAAAGTAGTAGCTCCTGGCACACCTGCTGATGTAAAAGGAATCTTGAAAGCAGCTATACGAGATAATAATCCCGTGGTATTTCTTGAATATAAAGCTTTATTTAATCAAAAAGGAGAAGTACCATTGGATCCCGACTTCGTATTGCCTTTGGGCAAAGCCGATATTAAGAGGCAAGGTACCGATCTGACTATCGTCACTTATGGCCGAATGCTTGAGCGAGTGCTTCAAGCTGTAGATCAAGTGAAAGAATCTGACGGTGTGAGCGTGGAAGTTATAGACTTACTTACACTGATACCTTTGGATAAAGAAGCTATTATAGAATCAGTGAAGAAGACAGGGCACTTGATGCTTGTAAATGATGCTCACAAAACAAATGGTTTCATTGGCGAAGTTGCTGCTATGATAGCTGAGAGCGAAGCTTTTGACTATCTTGATAATAGGATTATACGATTAGCTGCTGAAGATGTACCCGTACCATATAACCATACTTTGGAAACAGCTATGTTGCCCAATGTTGAGAAGATCAAACAAGAGATTCTTCACTTGGTAAACAAAAGATAA
- a CDS encoding dihydrolipoamide acetyltransferase, with product MNTERIKATPAARTLAKRLGVNLIDVKGTGLKGRIHKDDVAGFNYVDKVAISPLALSIAEVHGIDWKNGIKGTGYRGKIMKDDIVNLIPDEAAKRKLSLDIFAESLKPTHKASENMSNKPVASSSAPAPAVTSPSVVADTEEVPMNMMRKIIAKRMSESYFSAPTFIVTYEVDMTESLALRKKLIDPIMERIGKKLTVTDIISAAVVKLLMKHRAINASLSEDGTKVIYHNYVNLAMAVGLPEGLVVPVVKNAEKMSLSELVASLKDLTERTMSKKLLPEEQSGSTFTISNLGMYGVDTFTSIINQPNSAILSVAGTKDTAVVRDGQVVIKPIMKVSLTSDHRVIDGLAAAKFMQDLKSVLENPLSLLI from the coding sequence ATGAACACAGAAAGAATAAAAGCTACTCCTGCAGCACGTACTTTGGCAAAAAGGTTGGGTGTAAACCTGATTGATGTCAAGGGTACGGGACTGAAAGGACGTATACACAAAGATGATGTTGCAGGATTCAATTATGTTGACAAGGTAGCTATATCTCCCCTTGCTCTCAGCATTGCGGAGGTTCATGGTATAGATTGGAAGAATGGGATCAAGGGCACGGGCTACCGTGGTAAGATTATGAAAGACGATATTGTGAATCTTATTCCGGATGAAGCAGCCAAGAGGAAGCTTTCGCTGGATATTTTTGCTGAGTCTCTCAAACCTACTCACAAGGCTTCCGAAAACATGTCGAATAAGCCTGTGGCTTCTTCATCTGCACCTGCTCCTGCTGTAACTTCTCCTTCCGTTGTTGCCGATACGGAAGAGGTGCCTATGAATATGATGCGGAAGATCATCGCCAAAAGAATGTCTGAGAGTTACTTCTCTGCTCCAACTTTCATAGTAACCTATGAAGTGGATATGACTGAGAGTTTAGCTCTTCGCAAGAAGTTGATAGATCCTATCATGGAACGTATAGGCAAGAAGCTTACTGTAACAGATATTATCTCTGCAGCAGTAGTAAAATTGCTGATGAAGCACAGAGCTATCAACGCATCATTGTCAGAGGATGGTACCAAAGTTATTTACCATAATTATGTAAATCTGGCAATGGCAGTAGGTCTACCCGAAGGACTTGTTGTTCCCGTAGTGAAAAATGCGGAAAAAATGTCCCTGAGCGAGTTGGTGGCTTCACTCAAAGATCTTACAGAGCGTACTATGTCCAAAAAACTGCTTCCTGAAGAACAGAGCGGCAGTACGTTTACAATCAGCAACTTGGGTATGTATGGTGTAGACACCTTTACCTCTATTATAAATCAGCCCAATAGTGCCATACTTAGTGTAGCCGGCACCAAGGATACTGCTGTGGTTAGAGATGGACAGGTTGTAATCAAACCTATCATGAAAGTAAGTCTTACCAGTGATCACAGGGTGATAGACGGCCTCGCTGCAGCTAAATTTATGCAAGATCTCAAGTCAGTTCTTGAGAATCCTTTATCATTATTAATATAA
- the lpdA gene encoding dihydrolipoyl dehydrogenase yields the protein MISEVIMPKAGIDMTEGEIVKWLKKEGDKVEEGEIILEIMTDKTSMEIEAEASGYLLKILHHEGETVPIAEVIAYIGDQGESIEGVKSKSIEDQEPVKKVEDAADLPSMEDSYHVAVIGGGPAGYVAAIKAAQLRAKVAIVEKSELGGTCLNKGCIPTKTYLKNAEIIEGLTIAAMRGINIESPKFSVDMPKVVKYKDGIVKKLTGGVASLLKGNGVDIYKGVAKINKNKDIVIDGKQIIKADKIIIAGGSKVTKINIPGIDNPNVLTSDDILSLQELPSSLVVIGGGVIGVEMAQAYEALGTKVTIVEMADRIIPALDGELSQTLADLLRKKGIEILTSSGVSELLDKGGKVGVKLNDGKIIEADKVLVSIGRIPDLEGIGEIDFEIEKGKIKVDKYMETSVKGIYAPGDINGIKMLAHVAFRMGEVAAENAVKGNTEVIKLISAPSVVYTQPEVAMVGLSEEKARELYNDDIRIGKFHFAANGRALASNEGHGFVKVIADNKYGEILGIHIIGPAAAEIINQASLIMELEITVNEVIKTIYGHPTFSEALYEACADTLGMAIHLPPKKK from the coding sequence ATGATATCAGAAGTAATTATGCCTAAGGCCGGTATTGACATGACTGAAGGCGAAATTGTTAAATGGCTAAAGAAGGAAGGTGATAAAGTAGAGGAAGGAGAGATCATCCTTGAAATCATGACTGACAAGACAAGCATGGAAATAGAAGCAGAAGCCTCCGGTTATCTACTCAAAATATTACATCATGAAGGTGAGACTGTACCTATTGCGGAAGTGATCGCATACATCGGAGACCAAGGAGAGTCTATTGAAGGAGTTAAGAGTAAGTCAATAGAAGACCAAGAGCCTGTAAAAAAAGTGGAAGATGCCGCAGACCTTCCTTCTATGGAGGATTCATATCATGTGGCGGTAATCGGTGGTGGCCCTGCCGGATATGTTGCTGCCATAAAAGCTGCTCAACTGCGAGCCAAAGTGGCTATTGTGGAAAAATCAGAGTTAGGAGGCACATGCCTCAACAAAGGCTGTATTCCTACTAAAACATATCTCAAAAATGCTGAAATCATAGAAGGTCTTACCATAGCCGCTATGAGAGGCATCAATATTGAAAGTCCTAAGTTTAGTGTAGATATGCCCAAAGTGGTGAAGTATAAAGACGGTATTGTCAAAAAGCTCACCGGAGGTGTAGCTTCGCTTCTCAAGGGCAATGGCGTGGATATCTACAAGGGAGTTGCAAAGATCAATAAGAACAAGGATATTGTGATCGATGGTAAGCAGATCATCAAAGCTGATAAAATCATCATCGCCGGAGGATCCAAAGTAACTAAGATCAATATTCCTGGAATAGATAATCCTAATGTGCTTACAAGTGATGATATCTTATCTCTCCAGGAATTGCCCTCATCTTTGGTTGTTATTGGTGGAGGCGTTATAGGGGTAGAGATGGCTCAGGCATATGAAGCTTTGGGTACCAAAGTTACCATTGTGGAAATGGCGGATCGCATTATACCTGCTCTTGACGGTGAACTGTCACAAACCCTTGCCGATCTTCTGCGCAAAAAAGGAATAGAGATCCTTACATCATCAGGAGTTTCTGAGCTTTTGGACAAAGGTGGCAAGGTCGGTGTAAAACTTAATGATGGTAAGATCATAGAAGCTGATAAGGTATTGGTGTCTATAGGTCGTATTCCGGATCTTGAGGGCATTGGTGAGATAGACTTTGAAATCGAAAAAGGAAAGATCAAAGTGGACAAATACATGGAAACCAGTGTCAAGGGTATTTACGCTCCTGGCGATATCAATGGTATAAAGATGTTAGCCCACGTAGCATTCCGCATGGGTGAGGTAGCAGCCGAAAATGCTGTAAAAGGTAATACCGAAGTAATCAAGTTGATCTCAGCTCCTTCAGTAGTGTATACACAGCCGGAGGTTGCTATGGTAGGACTTTCTGAAGAAAAAGCCCGAGAGCTTTATAATGATGATATCCGCATTGGAAAATTCCATTTTGCAGCTAACGGACGTGCCTTGGCTTCCAATGAAGGACATGGTTTTGTCAAAGTCATAGCTGATAATAAGTATGGCGAGATATTGGGTATACATATCATAGGCCCGGCTGCTGCAGAAATTATCAATCAGGCTTCACTTATCATGGAGTTGGAGATTACGGTGAATGAGGTTATCAAAACGATCTATGGCCACCCTACGTTTTCCGAAGCTTTATATGAAGCTTGTGCTGATACTTTGGGAATGGCAATACACCTTCCTCCTAAGAAGAAATAA